From a region of the Coprococcus comes ATCC 27758 genome:
- a CDS encoding double-cubane-cluster-containing anaerobic reductase, which translates to MELVKELPEIFEEFAEQRQRSFLVMKEVKDKGIPVVGAYCTYFPQEIAMAMGAVTVGLCSTSDETIPIAEKDLPKNLCPMVKASYGFAVSDKCPFFYFSDVVVGETTCDGKKKMYELMKEFKNVYIMELPNSQREDSLELWTKEIIRFKEYLEKTFNVEITEEKVRHAVHVSNQGRIALKKFYEVMKNDPAPMNGSQLFGVLYGSQFKFDKEKMPAEIDALREKLMKEYEEKEKPERKKRILLTGCPSSGAPMKVVKAIEEHGGNVVVYENCGGAKSVDRLIDEDAEDIYKAIAERYLAIGCSVMTPDNNRIELMGRLLEEYNIEGVVEMTLQACHTYNIEAKSIEKFVKSKGLPYIHVETDYSQADIGQLDTRIAAFLEMI; encoded by the coding sequence ATGGAATTAGTAAAAGAGCTGCCGGAGATTTTTGAAGAATTTGCAGAGCAGAGACAGAGATCTTTCCTGGTAATGAAAGAAGTAAAGGACAAAGGAATTCCGGTTGTAGGTGCGTACTGTACCTACTTCCCACAGGAAATCGCAATGGCTATGGGAGCAGTTACCGTAGGACTTTGCTCTACATCCGATGAAACGATCCCGATCGCAGAAAAGGATCTGCCGAAGAATCTGTGCCCGATGGTAAAGGCAAGTTACGGTTTTGCTGTATCTGACAAATGTCCATTCTTCTATTTCTCAGACGTGGTAGTCGGAGAGACAACCTGTGATGGAAAGAAAAAGATGTACGAACTGATGAAAGAATTCAAAAATGTCTATATCATGGAACTTCCAAACTCACAGAGAGAAGATTCCCTGGAGCTGTGGACAAAAGAGATCATCCGTTTCAAAGAATATCTGGAAAAGACATTTAATGTAGAGATCACAGAAGAAAAAGTGCGCCATGCTGTTCATGTATCCAACCAGGGACGTATTGCACTGAAGAAATTCTACGAAGTTATGAAAAATGATCCGGCTCCGATGAACGGTTCCCAGCTGTTCGGTGTTCTCTATGGAAGCCAGTTCAAATTCGACAAAGAAAAAATGCCGGCAGAAATTGATGCCCTTCGTGAAAAGCTGATGAAAGAATACGAAGAAAAGGAAAAACCAGAGAGAAAGAAACGTATCCTTTTAACCGGATGTCCAAGCAGCGGTGCACCGATGAAGGTTGTAAAAGCCATCGAAGAACACGGTGGAAATGTTGTAGTCTATGAAAACTGTGGAGGTGCAAAATCTGTTGACCGTCTCATCGATGAAGATGCAGAGGACATCTACAAAGCAATTGCAGAGAGATATCTTGCAATCGGATGTTCCGTTATGACACCAGATAACAACCGTATTGAACTGATGGGAAGACTCCTTGAAGAGTATAATATCGAGGGTGTAGTAGAAATGACACTTCAGGCATGTCATACTTACAATATTGAGGCAAAGAGCATTGAGAAATTTGTAAAATCTAAAGGACTTCCGTATATCCATGTAGAGACCGATTATTCTCAGGCAGATATCGGACAGCTGGATACACGAATTGCTGCATTTTTAGAGATGATCTAG
- a CDS encoding C-GCAxxG-C-C family protein has product MTIEERAAKAADLKTAGACNCSQAVVKVFEDKLSLDDETLMKLTAGYAAGMGCLEATCGALIGAVMTAGILTAGAGTPRYSKEILAKFQQKCGATICRELKGVGTGKVLCECPECVRNAVLALGEVMGIE; this is encoded by the coding sequence ATGACAATCGAAGAACGCGCAGCAAAAGCTGCAGATTTAAAAACTGCCGGAGCATGCAACTGTTCCCAGGCAGTGGTAAAAGTATTTGAAGATAAGCTTTCATTGGACGATGAGACACTGATGAAATTAACCGCAGGCTATGCAGCTGGAATGGGATGTCTGGAAGCAACCTGCGGGGCACTCATAGGAGCTGTGATGACCGCCGGAATCCTGACCGCCGGAGCCGGAACGCCTCGTTATTCCAAAGAAATCCTTGCAAAGTTTCAGCAAAAATGCGGAGCAACGATCTGTAGGGAGTTGAAGGGCGTCGGCACAGGAAAGGTACTCTGTGAATGTCCGGAATGCGTAAGAAATGCGGTGCTTGCACTAGGAGAAGTAATGGGGATTGAATAA
- a CDS encoding transposase: MRWGIETSFRELNYAIGLTSFHARKPDFIKQGIYARLLLYNYCELITTHVIKQMKNNDKTKQVNFTIAIYICREGRMKKLSFFHTPFLIFFDSLFLSQNNKPPLGEQTNFFRIFSFFLAL; this comes from the coding sequence TTGAGATGGGGAATAGAAACTTCATTCAGAGAATTAAACTATGCCATAGGATTAACAAGTTTCCATGCACGAAAACCAGATTTTATTAAACAAGGAATATATGCGCGATTACTTTTGTATAACTATTGTGAATTAATAACAACACATGTAATAAAACAAATGAAAAACAATGATAAAACAAAACAGGTGAACTTTACAATCGCCATTTATATTTGTAGAGAAGGACGCATGAAAAAACTCTCGTTTTTTCACACGCCCTTTCTGATATTTTTTGATTCTCTTTTTCTGTCGCAAAATAATAAACCACCTCTTGGTGAGCAGACCAACTTTTTTCGCATATTCAGCTTTTTCCTTGCGCTCTAA
- a CDS encoding peptidylprolyl isomerase, with protein sequence MTVNENAVIHFELWPEIAPIACGSVMQLAEKKIFDGRAIERLEPGFVLQPLFFDGVDPQIDIMVEPEFKTNPENAKIVFERGIVAMAGDPENSSGSQYYITLAASERLNGNFTVIGKVIDGWDEIERLEHVEVEEAIEPQSGFVYHRPVKTEMITKVRRIK encoded by the coding sequence ATAACTGTAAATGAGAATGCTGTGATACACTTTGAACTCTGGCCGGAAATCGCACCGATTGCCTGCGGAAGTGTTATGCAGCTCGCAGAGAAGAAAATATTTGACGGAAGAGCCATTGAACGTCTGGAACCGGGATTTGTCCTCCAGCCACTGTTTTTTGATGGTGTTGATCCACAGATCGATATCATGGTCGAACCGGAATTTAAAACCAATCCTGAAAATGCCAAAATCGTTTTTGAACGGGGGATTGTTGCCATGGCAGGAGATCCAGAGAACAGTTCTGGCAGCCAGTACTATATCACTCTTGCTGCTTCTGAGAGATTGAATGGTAATTTCACTGTAATCGGAAAAGTGATCGATGGCTGGGATGAGATTGAACGACTGGAACATGTAGAAGTAGAAGAAGCCATTGAACCGCAGTCAGGATTTGTCTATCACAGACCGGTAAAAACCGAGATGATCACGAAAGTCAGACGCATAAAATAA
- a CDS encoding P1 family peptidase, which yields MGKKRIRDFGIVPGRVKTGERNAITDVPGVRVGHCTVKTEENHTGVTVIVPGPDNAFAKHYTAAAYIHNGFGKSAGVVQVEELGTLETPIALTNTLNVGKVLDAMVDVVIEQSRKDGIEPQSINPVVGECNDCRINHIQKRAIGEKEVREAFAAASEEFEEGDVGAGAGTTCYGMKGGIGSASRVITIGEKEYTIGVLVQSNFGATEDFVLNGEAVGPKILEWKQEKSDMAASEEDKGSIMSILATDLPVTSRQLKRILKRTGVGIARTGGYTGHGSGEVMIGFTTANRIPSGYEEELVQISAIPENIIDRAFLAAAEAEQEAILNSMTAAEQIRGIAGELYYSLAEYLEDRES from the coding sequence ATGGGGAAAAAACGGATTCGGGACTTTGGGATTGTACCCGGAAGAGTAAAAACAGGAGAAAGGAATGCGATTACGGACGTGCCAGGTGTACGGGTAGGGCATTGTACGGTGAAGACAGAAGAAAATCATACCGGTGTAACCGTGATCGTTCCTGGACCGGACAATGCATTTGCCAAACACTATACGGCAGCTGCATACATTCATAATGGATTTGGAAAAAGTGCTGGCGTGGTGCAGGTAGAGGAACTGGGGACCCTCGAGACACCCATTGCTCTTACCAATACCTTAAATGTCGGAAAGGTTTTGGATGCAATGGTTGATGTCGTGATCGAACAGAGCCGTAAGGACGGAATTGAGCCACAGAGTATCAATCCGGTTGTTGGCGAGTGCAATGACTGCCGGATCAATCATATCCAGAAACGGGCGATTGGCGAAAAGGAAGTGCGTGAGGCTTTTGCGGCAGCATCAGAAGAATTCGAAGAAGGTGATGTAGGTGCCGGTGCCGGTACGACATGCTATGGCATGAAGGGGGGAATCGGTTCTGCATCCCGCGTGATCACGATTGGTGAAAAAGAATACACCATTGGTGTTCTGGTTCAGTCAAACTTTGGTGCAACGGAAGATTTTGTACTGAACGGAGAAGCTGTTGGTCCGAAGATTCTGGAATGGAAGCAGGAAAAGAGTGATATGGCTGCATCTGAAGAAGATAAAGGTTCTATTATGAGTATTCTGGCTACAGACCTTCCAGTGACAAGTCGTCAGCTCAAACGGATTCTGAAAAGAACCGGTGTTGGTATCGCACGAACCGGCGGTTACACAGGCCATGGCAGCGGAGAGGTTATGATCGGATTTACGACTGCAAACAGAATCCCATCCGGTTATGAGGAGGAACTTGTGCAAATATCAGCAATTCCGGAAAATATAATCGACCGTGCTTTCCTTGCTGCGGCAGAAGCAGAGCAGGAGGCAATCTTGAATTCCATGACCGCCGCAGAGCAGATACGTGGAATTGCAGGTGAACTGTATTACAGTCTTGCAGAATACCTTGAAGATAGAGAAAGCTAA
- a CDS encoding ATP-binding cassette domain-containing protein, translated as MQTYLKKYKFQNLLIILELICTNLLLLASTLITMRMARLVMDGDFKGIVICSLLIIVIYLILHFLFWKNDVHTTKVIACMNQDMRRDLNRRILAAGTQELGENDTGEYISWYTNNLKEAENQGFLNFYNGVDAIIKLIIGTVTLAMIQWKLLLCTILTTGMVFLYTHFFPGDVSEESKKVSGEWESFTQIVKEQLQGLTVLKYFGHQKDFKNRIGQASEQLENQRYRYVKCKGKASLKMKAVNALAGLINNLVLFGMCAFRIIPAEIFFGGGNLTYQVKDAILSLSELKITFEGAKPYFDKIIYQEKNDKKKEPLPPVKEKIEIKNLGFSYPGHVVFEHLNMDFKIGGKYALVGESGSGKTTLLRLLLGQLQANKGAVLFDQMDASIYDPKTFSDQMAYIEQNVFLFHTTVRENITLGGDFTEEQIEEALRNSALYEDLKLFENGLNTDAGENGRKLSGGQRQRIAVARALIHNRKILIMDEGTSALDKENAKIIEKSLLEEPDITLILVSHHLEKNEMKKYTKVYHLGEKVSA; from the coding sequence TTGCAAACATATCTAAAAAAATATAAATTCCAGAATCTGCTCATTATCTTAGAGCTGATTTGCACGAATCTGTTGTTGCTTGCAAGTACGCTTATCACCATGCGGATGGCAAGGCTGGTTATGGATGGTGATTTTAAGGGAATCGTTATCTGTTCTTTGCTGATAATCGTTATTTATCTGATTCTGCATTTTCTGTTTTGGAAAAATGATGTGCATACGACGAAAGTGATTGCCTGCATGAATCAGGATATGAGAAGGGATCTTAACCGCAGGATTCTGGCAGCAGGGACACAGGAATTAGGGGAAAATGATACCGGAGAATATATTTCCTGGTATACGAACAATTTGAAAGAGGCGGAAAATCAGGGATTTCTAAATTTCTATAATGGTGTTGATGCAATCATCAAATTGATTATAGGAACGGTAACACTTGCCATGATTCAGTGGAAACTGCTTTTGTGCACCATTTTGACAACAGGAATGGTATTTTTATATACTCATTTTTTCCCTGGAGATGTGAGTGAGGAATCAAAGAAAGTATCCGGTGAATGGGAATCTTTTACACAGATTGTAAAAGAACAGCTGCAGGGGTTGACTGTTCTGAAATATTTCGGACATCAAAAGGATTTCAAAAACCGGATCGGACAGGCTTCAGAGCAGTTGGAAAATCAAAGATACCGCTATGTAAAATGTAAGGGTAAAGCATCCCTCAAAATGAAAGCGGTAAACGCACTGGCAGGGTTGATCAATAATCTTGTTCTTTTTGGGATGTGTGCCTTCAGAATCATACCGGCTGAAATCTTTTTCGGCGGTGGCAACCTGACGTACCAGGTAAAGGATGCAATACTCTCACTCTCAGAGCTTAAGATCACTTTTGAAGGAGCAAAACCGTATTTCGATAAAATCATTTATCAGGAAAAAAACGATAAGAAAAAGGAACCATTACCGCCGGTAAAGGAAAAAATCGAAATCAAAAACCTTGGTTTTTCTTATCCGGGGCATGTAGTCTTTGAACATTTGAATATGGATTTCAAGATTGGTGGAAAATATGCCCTTGTCGGAGAAAGTGGAAGTGGGAAAACAACGCTTCTCAGATTATTATTGGGACAATTACAGGCAAATAAAGGTGCAGTTTTATTTGATCAGATGGATGCGTCTATTTATGACCCGAAAACATTCAGTGATCAGATGGCATACATTGAACAAAATGTATTTCTTTTTCACACAACAGTCCGGGAAAACATAACTCTGGGAGGGGATTTCACAGAGGAACAGATTGAAGAGGCTTTAAGAAACAGTGCTCTTTATGAAGACCTTAAACTTTTTGAGAATGGTTTGAATACAGATGCCGGAGAAAACGGAAGAAAACTTTCAGGTGGACAACGGCAGCGGATTGCCGTAGCCCGGGCACTTATCCATAACCGTAAGATTCTGATCATGGATGAGGGCACTTCTGCTCTGGATAAGGAGAATGCTAAAATAATCGAGAAATCTCTGCTGGAAGAACCGGATATTACGCTGATTTTGGTAAGTCATCATCTGGAAAAGAATGAGATGAAAAAATATACAAAGGTATATCATCTTGGAGAGAAGGTGAGCGCATGA
- a CDS encoding ABC transporter ATP-binding protein has translation MKKYLIKYKWQNFLLFLLLVLTSGVSTGYAFLQMYIGKQVMEGNFRMVLITVVCNTVLIFSNSILYYIQNKYQTYLIAKMNQDFRNDISKRIMSASFEKLSSTDTGEYLSWYTNDVREAENQGFQVFYSCMEEALQLILGAVSLLFIRWEILLLTIVVSVISLYTSRKFGDKVEEYSKKVSAATEKYTDRIKEQIAGLSVTQAFGLAERFESKINASGDELEKERCNFAEKQGKEGYKAMVISIFGINAINMLTFVLCVLRIIAPEIIFGSINLTNQVGNSFGQLISYRLKMAGARPYFAKAEMQSVDEEPKAEAALPSLQKEIKVENLSFSYGEKEVLKGQNLTFQKGGKYAIVGRSGCGKTTLLKLLLGQLKGYEGKILYDGKELSSYDVDSFYEQMAYIEQSIFLFDTSIRNNITLGDGVSAEKLEEILAMSALKEEIKKFPDGLETKAGENGKNFSGGQKQRIAVARALAHDRQILFVDEGTSALDAENAMVIEQALLACKNLTLILITHHMKEENLPLFDKVYRLG, from the coding sequence ATGAAAAAATATCTGATCAAATATAAATGGCAAAACTTCCTTCTTTTTCTGCTTTTAGTTCTTACAAGTGGAGTGTCGACCGGATATGCCTTCTTGCAGATGTATATCGGTAAACAGGTCATGGAAGGAAATTTCCGGATGGTACTGATCACGGTGGTGTGCAATACCGTTTTGATTTTTAGTAACAGTATTTTATACTATATTCAGAATAAATATCAAACCTATCTCATCGCGAAAATGAATCAGGATTTTCGAAACGATATCAGTAAACGAATCATGAGTGCTTCTTTTGAAAAGCTTTCCTCCACGGATACCGGAGAATATTTGTCGTGGTACACAAATGATGTTCGTGAAGCGGAAAACCAGGGATTCCAGGTTTTTTACAGCTGCATGGAAGAAGCATTACAGCTGATTCTCGGAGCAGTCTCGCTTTTATTTATCCGCTGGGAAATATTGCTGCTGACAATTGTCGTTTCCGTGATTTCACTTTATACTAGCCGGAAATTTGGCGATAAGGTAGAGGAGTATTCAAAAAAAGTGTCAGCGGCAACGGAAAAATATACCGACAGAATCAAAGAACAGATTGCCGGATTATCTGTGACACAGGCTTTTGGTCTTGCCGAGCGGTTTGAAAGCAAAATTAATGCTTCCGGTGATGAACTGGAAAAGGAAAGATGCAACTTCGCTGAAAAACAAGGAAAAGAAGGCTATAAGGCAATGGTAATCAGCATTTTCGGAATCAATGCGATCAACATGCTGACATTTGTTCTTTGTGTATTACGTATCATTGCACCGGAGATTATTTTCGGAAGTATCAATCTGACAAACCAGGTAGGAAATTCTTTTGGACAACTTATTTCTTACCGTTTGAAAATGGCTGGAGCACGCCCGTATTTTGCCAAAGCCGAAATGCAATCAGTTGACGAAGAACCGAAGGCAGAAGCAGCACTTCCTTCCTTACAAAAGGAAATCAAAGTTGAGAATCTGTCCTTTTCTTATGGCGAAAAGGAAGTACTGAAAGGACAAAACCTCACATTCCAAAAAGGTGGAAAATATGCGATTGTTGGAAGGAGCGGCTGTGGTAAAACAACCCTTTTGAAATTGCTGCTTGGTCAGCTGAAAGGATACGAAGGAAAGATTTTATATGACGGAAAAGAACTCTCCTCATATGATGTAGATTCTTTTTACGAGCAAATGGCTTATATAGAGCAGAGTATTTTCCTTTTTGACACGTCCATCCGTAATAATATTACTCTGGGTGATGGAGTCAGCGCAGAAAAATTAGAAGAGATTCTGGCAATGAGTGCTTTAAAAGAAGAAATCAAAAAGTTTCCGGATGGGCTTGAAACAAAAGCAGGGGAAAATGGAAAGAATTTTTCCGGAGGACAAAAGCAGCGGATCGCCGTAGCCCGGGCACTTGCCCATGACAGACAGATTTTGTTTGTTGATGAAGGCACCTCTGCGCTTGATGCAGAAAATGCAATGGTAATCGAGCAGGCACTTTTGGCATGCAAAAATCTGACATTAATCCTAATCACGCATCATATGAAAGAAGAAAATCTTCCGCTATTTGATAAAGTATATCGTTTGGGTTAG
- a CDS encoding TIGR03960 family B12-binding radical SAM protein: protein MKKLALDDDILLNIEKPARYIGHEVNSVMKDKNAVDIRFAMCFPEVYEVGMSHLGIQILYDMFNRREDTWCERVYSPWIDLDKIMREKHIPLFALESQDPVKDFDFLGITLQFEMCYTNVLQVLDLSGIPLHSEDRTLEDPFVIGGGPCVYNTEPLAEFFDMFYIGEGEVVYDELLEAYKKWKRAGKSRKEFLEMAAEIEGIYVPSFYDVTYKEDGTIESFLPNNPHAKGKIKRVVAADMSQTTYPLKPVVPFIKVTQDRAVLEIQRGCIRGCRFCQAGMVYRPTRPRDINMLKETARAMLKNTGHEEITLSSLSSSDYNELEEIVTFLIDEFHTQGVNISLPSLRIDAFSLDVMSKVQDVRKSSLTFAPEAGTQRMRNVINKGLTEDDILNGAGQAFEGGWTKVKLYFMLGLPTETQEDMEGIAVLADKVARRYYEIPKDQRNGKCQITASSSFFVPKPFSPLQWATMQPMEEYIRRAGIVQEAFRNQLNRKSLRYNWHTAEVTVLEGVFARGDRKVGKVLEEAYRLGCIYDAWDEYFDYDKWLQAFENTGVDMDFYNLRKRELDEIFPWDFINCGVTKSFLIREWKNAMEGNVTPNCRAKCSGCGAASYGGGVCFEGKN from the coding sequence ATGAAAAAATTAGCATTAGATGATGATATTTTACTGAATATAGAGAAACCTGCCCGCTACATTGGACACGAAGTCAATTCAGTAATGAAAGATAAAAATGCGGTGGATATAAGGTTTGCAATGTGTTTTCCGGAGGTATATGAGGTTGGTATGTCCCATCTGGGAATCCAGATTCTGTACGATATGTTCAACCGCCGGGAGGATACCTGGTGCGAAAGAGTCTACTCTCCATGGATTGATCTGGACAAGATCATGCGTGAAAAACATATCCCGCTCTTTGCCCTGGAATCTCAGGACCCGGTAAAGGATTTTGACTTTCTTGGCATCACATTACAGTTTGAGATGTGTTACACCAATGTACTGCAGGTGCTGGATTTATCCGGTATTCCGCTTCACAGTGAGGACAGAACTTTAGAAGATCCATTTGTCATTGGCGGTGGCCCATGTGTTTACAATACAGAGCCACTGGCTGAATTTTTCGATATGTTCTATATCGGAGAGGGCGAAGTGGTTTATGATGAGCTTCTGGAAGCATACAAAAAGTGGAAGAGAGCCGGAAAAAGCCGGAAAGAATTTCTGGAAATGGCAGCAGAGATCGAGGGAATTTACGTTCCTTCTTTTTATGATGTCACTTACAAAGAAGACGGCACGATCGAATCTTTCCTGCCAAACAATCCGCATGCAAAGGGAAAAATCAAACGAGTAGTTGCGGCAGATATGAGCCAGACAACTTATCCGTTAAAGCCGGTTGTTCCGTTTATCAAAGTAACCCAGGACAGAGCGGTTCTGGAGATTCAGCGCGGCTGTATCCGTGGATGTCGTTTCTGTCAGGCTGGAATGGTTTACCGTCCGACACGTCCGCGTGATATCAACATGCTCAAAGAGACGGCACGTGCAATGCTGAAGAATACGGGACATGAAGAGATCACCTTAAGTTCTTTAAGTTCCAGTGATTACAACGAACTGGAAGAGATCGTCACCTTCCTGATCGATGAGTTCCACACACAGGGAGTCAACATTTCCCTGCCGTCTCTTCGTATTGACGCGTTCTCTCTGGACGTTATGAGCAAGGTGCAGGATGTGCGTAAGAGCAGTCTGACCTTCGCCCCGGAAGCCGGAACACAGAGAATGCGTAATGTAATCAACAAAGGTCTGACGGAAGATGACATTTTAAATGGAGCCGGACAGGCTTTTGAAGGTGGATGGACGAAGGTCAAGCTCTATTTCATGCTTGGACTTCCGACCGAAACACAGGAAGATATGGAAGGAATTGCTGTTCTTGCAGATAAAGTAGCACGCCGGTATTATGAAATTCCGAAGGATCAGAGAAATGGAAAATGTCAGATCACGGCAAGTAGTTCCTTCTTTGTACCGAAACCATTTTCACCGCTTCAATGGGCGACCATGCAGCCGATGGAAGAATATATCCGCCGTGCAGGAATTGTACAGGAAGCATTCCGCAACCAGCTGAACCGCAAGAGTCTGCGCTACAACTGGCATACCGCCGAAGTAACCGTTCTGGAAGGCGTCTTTGCCCGCGGTGACCGGAAGGTCGGAAAGGTTCTGGAAGAGGCTTACCGTCTTGGCTGTATTTACGATGCGTGGGATGAGTATTTTGATTATGATAAATGGCTGCAGGCCTTTGAAAATACAGGTGTAGACATGGATTTCTATAATCTCAGAAAGCGTGAATTAGATGAAATCTTCCCATGGGATTTCATCAATTGTGGCGTGACAAAATCTTTCCTTATAAGAGAATGGAAGAATGCAATGGAAGGGAATGTAACCCCGAACTGCCGTGCAAAATGTTCCGGCTGTGGGGCAGCAAGTTACGGAGGAGGTGTCTGCTTTGAAGGCAAGAATTAA
- a CDS encoding TIGR03936 family radical SAM-associated protein, whose protein sequence is MKARIKFRKNGVMKFIGHLDIMRYFQKAIRRAEIPIAFTSGYSPHMIMSFANPLGVGLTSDGEYFDIELTESIASKEAVRRLNEQMVDGMEIVSFVQIPDDKKSKGMSIVAGADYLSSVKNGSLPEDLAEKLEAFYAQNEICVVKKTKKSEKEVDIRPMIYKLECRDGKIYMRVAAGSVQNLKPELVTEAFVRYLGMDAEEVTFTHHRLEIFAESENMEGKMILVPLDALGTEIV, encoded by the coding sequence TTGAAGGCAAGAATTAAATTTCGGAAAAATGGAGTGATGAAGTTCATCGGACACCTGGATATCATGCGGTATTTCCAGAAAGCGATTCGCCGTGCCGAGATTCCGATCGCATTTACCAGTGGTTACAGCCCGCATATGATCATGTCTTTCGCTAATCCACTTGGTGTAGGGCTTACCAGTGACGGAGAATATTTTGATATCGAATTGACCGAGTCAATCGCCAGCAAAGAAGCGGTCAGACGGCTGAATGAACAGATGGTAGACGGCATGGAGATCGTCAGCTTTGTGCAGATCCCGGATGATAAGAAAAGCAAAGGAATGTCAATCGTAGCAGGTGCCGACTATTTATCTTCGGTAAAAAATGGCAGCCTGCCGGAAGATCTTGCTGAAAAGCTGGAAGCTTTTTATGCGCAGAATGAAATCTGTGTGGTCAAAAAGACGAAAAAGAGTGAAAAAGAAGTGGACATTCGTCCGATGATCTACAAGCTGGAATGCCGGGACGGAAAGATTTATATGCGTGTGGCAGCAGGAAGTGTCCAGAACTTAAAGCCGGAGCTTGTCACAGAAGCGTTTGTCCGCTATCTTGGTATGGATGCGGAGGAAGTGACCTTTACCCACCACAGACTGGAAATTTTTGCGGAATCCGAAAACATGGAGGGCAAGATGATTCTGGTTCCACTGGATGCGCTTGGAACGGAGATTGTATAG
- a CDS encoding ribonuclease E/G, giving the protein MERKVLLTECMNRRVLALLEDEKVTEFHFGSSGEKKSCRLGEIYVGRVRKILPNIGGAFVEIANGEQCYFALDEKYTPVFTNKIGKKPLVIGDELLVQVEKEAVKTKQPVVTGNLNFTGQYVVLTSGNRTIGVSGKIHGARKEELQKLGQDYIDCDFGLIFRTNCVEAEETQIRAEIDKLTENYHRIVEYGKMRTCFSCLQSAPDPCVQALRDIYKKDLTEIIVEETVEDGALYKEVQTYLETEMPDELPLLRAYTDASYPLVKCYNLEGAIREARQERVWMKSGAYLVIQPTEALTVIDVNSGKCLKKNSHFPEINREAAREAVRQIRLRNISGIIIIDFINMKSAEEKKELLAYLQLELKKDPNPGNVIGMTKLQLVEITRKKIRKTLEESLHG; this is encoded by the coding sequence ATGGAACGAAAAGTACTCCTTACGGAATGCATGAACCGCCGGGTGCTTGCACTTTTAGAGGATGAGAAAGTAACGGAATTTCACTTTGGCAGTAGCGGAGAAAAAAAGAGCTGCCGCCTGGGTGAAATTTATGTCGGAAGAGTACGGAAAATCCTTCCGAATATCGGTGGCGCATTTGTTGAAATTGCAAATGGTGAGCAATGCTATTTTGCGCTGGATGAAAAATATACCCCGGTTTTCACCAATAAGATCGGAAAGAAGCCACTTGTGATCGGTGATGAACTTCTGGTTCAGGTGGAGAAAGAAGCAGTGAAAACCAAGCAGCCTGTCGTGACCGGGAACTTAAATTTCACCGGGCAGTATGTAGTACTGACTTCCGGCAATCGTACCATTGGTGTATCCGGTAAAATTCACGGTGCCCGGAAAGAAGAACTGCAAAAGCTGGGACAGGACTATATAGACTGTGATTTCGGATTGATTTTCCGGACAAATTGTGTGGAAGCAGAAGAAACACAGATCCGTGCCGAAATTGACAAACTGACAGAGAACTATCACAGAATCGTAGAATATGGCAAGATGCGGACCTGCTTCAGCTGTTTGCAGAGTGCACCGGATCCGTGCGTACAGGCACTCCGGGATATTTACAAAAAAGATTTGACGGAAATTATTGTAGAGGAAACGGTAGAAGATGGAGCTTTGTATAAAGAAGTTCAGACTTATCTGGAAACGGAAATGCCAGATGAACTTCCGCTTCTCCGTGCGTATACGGATGCGTCTTATCCACTTGTAAAATGCTATAACCTGGAAGGGGCGATCCGAGAAGCCAGACAAGAACGGGTATGGATGAAATCCGGGGCTTATCTGGTGATCCAGCCAACCGAGGCGCTGACTGTAATCGATGTCAATTCCGGAAAATGTCTGAAAAAGAATTCTCATTTTCCGGAGATCAACCGGGAGGCAGCAAGAGAAGCAGTCCGCCAGATCCGGCTCCGCAATATTTCCGGTATCATTATTATTGATTTTATCAACATGAAATCAGCAGAAGAGAAGAAAGAACTTCTTGCGTATCTGCAGCTGGAATTAAAGAAGGACCCAAATCCGGGAAATGTGATTGGAATGACGAAACTGCAGCTGGTGGAAATTACACGAAAGAAAATCCGAAAAACACTGGAGGAAAGTTTACATGGGTAA